The Nocardioides campestrisoli genome includes a window with the following:
- a CDS encoding ATP-dependent zinc protease family protein, producing MTSASTADGAHSNTDPRQPIVAGWREWVSLPDADVPWLKAKLDTGARTSSVHAFDLTELERDGQAWVRFSLHPWQRSTDDAVVVECPIHDRRSVRSSSGHTEERLVVLMDLTLVGRRITCEMTLSRRDEMGFRMLIGREALRQGFLVDPARSYLGGRPKRGTRRKNRGRPAGSGT from the coding sequence GTGACGAGCGCGAGTACCGCGGACGGGGCTCATTCAAACACCGACCCCCGTCAGCCCATCGTCGCCGGGTGGCGTGAGTGGGTGAGCCTGCCGGACGCGGACGTCCCCTGGCTCAAGGCCAAGCTCGACACCGGTGCCCGTACGTCGTCCGTGCACGCCTTCGACCTCACCGAGCTCGAGCGTGACGGACAGGCGTGGGTCCGGTTCTCGCTGCACCCGTGGCAGCGCTCCACCGACGACGCCGTGGTGGTCGAGTGCCCGATCCACGACCGTCGCTCGGTGCGCAGCTCCTCGGGCCACACCGAGGAGCGGCTGGTGGTGCTGATGGACCTCACCCTGGTCGGCCGCCGGATCACCTGCGAGATGACGCTGAGCCGCCGCGACGAGATGGGCTTCCGGATGCTGATCGGGCGCGAGGCGCTGCGCCAGGGGTTCCTCGTCGACCCCGCGCGCTCCTACCTGGGCGGGCGGCCCAAGCGCGGGACCCGGCGGAAGAACCGGGGACGACCGGCAGGGAGCGGCACGTGA
- a CDS encoding DUF4446 family protein, with protein sequence MWFVVVPALVLALVSVVFSVVAMRRTASIRPRAGAALPEDVGGLRREVAALQEATRGALRHLAVVRYDAFGDVGGHLSWSIALLDDAGDGVVLTSIHGRSEARTYAKTVAAWSSEQPLSPEEEEAVAHAKA encoded by the coding sequence GTGTGGTTCGTCGTGGTCCCTGCCCTGGTCCTGGCCCTGGTCTCCGTGGTCTTCTCGGTCGTCGCGATGCGGCGTACCGCCTCGATCCGACCCCGGGCCGGCGCCGCGCTGCCCGAGGACGTCGGCGGACTGCGGCGCGAGGTCGCCGCGCTGCAGGAGGCCACCCGCGGCGCGCTGCGCCACCTCGCGGTCGTCCGGTACGACGCCTTCGGCGACGTCGGCGGCCACCTCTCCTGGTCCATCGCGCTGCTCGACGACGCCGGCGACGGGGTGGTGCTGACCTCCATCCACGGCCGCAGCGAGGCGCGCACCTACGCCAAGACCGTCGCCGCCTGGTCCAGCGAGCAGCCGCTCTCCCCCGAGGAGGAGGAGGCCGTGGCGCACGCCAAGGCCTGA
- a CDS encoding VOC family protein, translating to MAIARFPTIVLDCPDPDALASFYAALLDWEIHPDEDGGWIDVRADYGQSLSFQGVANYVPPVWPGQEQPQQMHLDVVVDDLDTAESAVLGLGATKHEHQPGESFRVLLDPAGHPFCLCLS from the coding sequence ATGGCCATCGCACGCTTCCCGACCATCGTCCTGGACTGCCCCGACCCCGACGCCCTCGCCTCGTTCTACGCCGCGCTGCTGGACTGGGAGATCCATCCGGACGAGGACGGGGGCTGGATCGACGTCCGTGCCGACTACGGGCAGAGCCTCTCCTTCCAGGGGGTGGCGAACTACGTGCCGCCGGTCTGGCCGGGGCAGGAGCAGCCCCAGCAGATGCACCTCGACGTGGTGGTCGACGACCTCGACACCGCGGAGAGCGCGGTCCTCGGGCTGGGCGCGACCAAGCACGAGCACCAGCCGGGCGAGAGCTTCCGGGTCCTCCTCGACCCGGCGGGGCACCCGTTCTGCCTCTGCCTGAGCTGA
- a CDS encoding sensor histidine kinase — MEGVGLLVCSVLLYAGLPLLYALRRSRVQFLLLYAHLAGMLAFGSVLGGLYHVPVTADLVLLPGELGYAGFLFAALVTIVLGRDLQVIRNVLAVATAVTALGLVIFALARAALTAPGAANPYGINPAYAYQEPLAVVLFAAFVVGELLLVLAMLELAKRRLPRALMGVVYPAVYVAVMLVHGLLTSLISGQPVGAELVDKLIVTVLFLPPLLLFVGLYRPVVHAFEDRPLHLRHLLSTSRDPLIEELERASSQLAEQRSLALATSASVGRVNATVERILDSATNTILIALDTELRITHFNVGAQALLGWTPQEVCGQGLEVLLPAEEIARHAAALGTGPDLADVVSLQMSVGARRDWQMIARDDVCPTVSMSVTEVIADGHVVGHVLSGEDVTSRLRVETAMMTALSREHDALVRLQEADRVKQELVSTVSHELRTPIASITGYTEMLYDGAYGQLSPEQVAALDRVLRNTARLEQLVDDLLVLERVEQAPLPLLREPVDLCDVIRGTKSIVAEMVRGRDLKFSVSLPANPVVVDGDRAALDRLVINLLSNAVKFTPGRGTIALRVVADAGQAWLTVADTGIGVPVEDADQVFARFFRSNEANALAIPGSGLGLSIVQAVVAGHGGEVSFASTHGEGTTVTVSLPLTAVAHDTTTVHPGLTTGLGTGVRTGLGEGLGTGMGTAV; from the coding sequence ATGGAGGGCGTGGGCCTGCTCGTCTGCAGCGTGCTGCTCTACGCCGGCCTTCCGCTGCTCTACGCACTGCGCCGTAGCCGGGTCCAGTTCCTGCTGCTCTACGCGCACCTGGCCGGCATGCTCGCCTTCGGCTCCGTCCTCGGCGGGCTCTACCACGTGCCGGTCACCGCGGACCTGGTGCTGCTGCCCGGTGAGCTCGGGTACGCCGGGTTCCTGTTCGCCGCGCTGGTCACGATCGTCCTCGGTCGCGATCTCCAGGTGATCCGCAACGTGCTGGCGGTCGCCACGGCGGTCACGGCGCTCGGGCTGGTGATCTTCGCCCTGGCCCGGGCGGCCCTGACGGCCCCCGGTGCGGCCAACCCGTACGGGATCAACCCCGCGTACGCCTACCAGGAGCCGTTGGCGGTGGTGCTCTTCGCCGCGTTCGTGGTCGGCGAGCTGCTCCTGGTGCTGGCCATGCTCGAGCTGGCGAAGCGCCGCCTCCCGCGGGCACTGATGGGCGTGGTCTACCCCGCCGTCTACGTGGCGGTGATGCTGGTGCACGGCCTGCTGACCTCGCTGATCAGCGGACAGCCGGTCGGCGCCGAGCTGGTGGACAAGCTCATCGTGACCGTGCTCTTCCTGCCGCCGCTCCTGCTCTTCGTCGGCCTCTACCGGCCGGTGGTGCACGCCTTCGAGGACCGCCCGCTGCACCTGCGCCACCTGCTCTCCACCTCGCGCGACCCGCTGATCGAGGAGCTCGAGCGCGCCTCCTCCCAGCTGGCCGAGCAGCGCTCCCTGGCGTTGGCGACCAGCGCCTCCGTCGGCCGGGTCAACGCCACCGTCGAGCGGATCCTCGACTCGGCGACCAACACCATCCTGATCGCGCTCGACACCGAGCTGCGGATCACCCACTTCAACGTCGGCGCCCAGGCGCTGCTCGGGTGGACGCCCCAGGAGGTCTGCGGCCAGGGCCTGGAGGTGCTGCTCCCGGCCGAGGAGATCGCCCGGCACGCCGCGGCGCTGGGCACCGGCCCGGACCTGGCGGACGTCGTCTCGCTGCAGATGAGCGTCGGGGCCCGCAGGGACTGGCAGATGATCGCCCGGGACGACGTGTGCCCCACGGTCTCGATGAGCGTCACCGAGGTGATCGCCGACGGCCACGTCGTCGGCCACGTGCTCTCCGGCGAGGACGTCACCAGCCGGCTCCGGGTCGAGACCGCGATGATGACCGCGCTGAGCCGCGAGCACGACGCCCTGGTCCGCCTGCAGGAGGCCGACCGGGTCAAGCAGGAGCTGGTCTCCACCGTCAGCCACGAGCTGCGTACGCCGATCGCCAGCATCACCGGCTACACCGAGATGCTCTACGACGGCGCCTACGGCCAGCTGAGCCCCGAGCAGGTCGCCGCACTGGACCGGGTGCTGCGCAACACCGCCCGGCTCGAGCAGCTCGTCGACGACCTGCTGGTGCTGGAGCGGGTCGAGCAGGCGCCCCTGCCGCTGCTGCGCGAGCCGGTGGACCTGTGCGACGTCATCCGCGGCACCAAGTCGATCGTCGCGGAGATGGTGCGTGGCCGGGACCTGAAGTTCAGCGTCTCCCTGCCGGCCAACCCGGTGGTCGTCGACGGCGACCGCGCCGCCCTGGACCGGCTGGTGATCAACCTGCTCAGCAACGCGGTCAAGTTCACCCCCGGCCGCGGCACCATCGCCCTGCGCGTGGTCGCCGACGCCGGCCAGGCCTGGCTCACCGTCGCCGACACCGGCATCGGCGTGCCGGTCGAGGACGCCGACCAGGTCTTCGCCCGGTTCTTCCGCTCCAACGAGGCCAACGCCCTGGCCATCCCGGGCTCGGGGCTCGGCCTCAGCATCGTGCAGGCCGTGGTCGCCGGCCACGGCGGCGAGGTCAGCTTCGCCTCCACCCACGGCGAGGGCACCACGGTCACCGTGAGCCTGCCGCTGACGGCCGTCGCGCACGACACCACGACGGTGCACCCCGGTCTCACCACTGGGCTCGGCACCGGGGTCAGGACGGGGCTGGGCGAGGGGCTGGGCACGGGCATGGGCACCGCCGTCTGA
- the rimK gene encoding 30S ribosomal protein S6--L-glutamate ligase produces the protein MKLAILSRAPRAYSTQRLRTAAQDRGHTVKVLDTLRFAIDISHDEPDLQFRGKPLSHYDAILPRIGNSITYYGTAVVRQFEQMDVYTPNPSYGISNSRDKLRATQILSRHGIEMPATMFVRNRADVIPAIEQVGGAPVVIKLLEGTQGIGVILAPELKVAEAIIETLQSTRQNVLIQRYVKESRGRDIRALVVGDRVVAAMRRSAQGDEFRSNVHRGGSVEGISLSPEYERVAVRSAQIMGLRVAGVDMLEGDDGPLVMEVNSSPGLEGIESATKLDVAGAIIDYIDNQVAFPEIDVRQRLTVSTGYGVAEIVVLPGADLVGKKLGESGLDDRDISVLTLHRGTQVIPNPRNKTLLEDGDRLLCFGKLEEMRSMIPERKRRRARVRKLPTQPIHGD, from the coding sequence TTGAAGCTGGCCATCCTCTCCCGGGCGCCACGCGCCTACAGTACGCAGCGGCTGCGCACCGCCGCGCAGGATCGCGGGCACACGGTCAAGGTGCTCGACACCCTCCGCTTCGCGATCGACATCTCACACGACGAGCCCGATCTGCAGTTCCGGGGCAAGCCGCTGTCGCACTACGACGCGATCCTGCCGAGGATCGGGAACTCGATCACCTACTACGGCACCGCCGTGGTGCGGCAGTTCGAGCAGATGGACGTCTACACCCCCAACCCGTCGTACGGGATCTCGAACTCGCGCGACAAGCTGCGGGCGACCCAGATCCTCTCCCGGCACGGCATCGAGATGCCGGCGACGATGTTCGTGCGCAACCGCGCCGACGTGATCCCGGCGATCGAGCAGGTCGGCGGGGCGCCGGTGGTGATCAAGCTGCTCGAGGGCACCCAGGGGATCGGCGTCATCCTGGCGCCCGAGCTCAAGGTCGCCGAGGCGATCATCGAGACCCTCCAGTCCACCCGGCAGAACGTGCTGATCCAGCGCTACGTCAAGGAGTCGCGCGGCCGCGACATCCGCGCCCTCGTGGTCGGCGACCGGGTCGTCGCCGCGATGCGGCGCAGCGCGCAGGGCGACGAGTTCCGCTCCAACGTGCACCGCGGCGGGTCGGTCGAGGGGATCTCGCTCTCCCCGGAGTACGAGCGGGTGGCGGTGCGCTCGGCGCAGATCATGGGGCTGCGGGTCGCCGGCGTCGACATGCTCGAGGGTGACGACGGGCCGCTGGTGATGGAGGTCAACTCCTCGCCCGGCCTGGAGGGGATCGAGTCCGCGACCAAGCTGGACGTGGCGGGCGCGATCATCGACTACATCGACAACCAGGTCGCCTTCCCCGAGATCGACGTGCGGCAGCGGCTCACCGTCTCCACCGGGTACGGCGTCGCCGAGATCGTGGTGCTCCCCGGGGCCGACCTGGTGGGCAAGAAGCTCGGCGAGTCCGGGCTCGACGACCGCGACATCAGCGTGCTGACCCTGCACCGCGGCACCCAGGTGATCCCGAACCCGCGCAACAAGACCCTGCTCGAGGACGGCGACCGGCTGCTCTGCTTCGGCAAGCTGGAGGAGATGCGCTCGATGATCCCCGAGCGCAAGCGGCGTCGGGCGCGGGTCCGCAAGCTGCCGACCCAGCCCATCCACGGCGACTGA
- a CDS encoding succinylglutamate desuccinylase/aspartoacylase family protein codes for MKRVARDSFAIGQVRIRPGSARELELPVTRLVTGADVSLPVRVLHGREDGPTVWINAATHGDELVGVEVVRRVLAGLSAKTLRGTLIAVPVVNVLGVMTGDRYLPDRRDLNRSFPGSPRGSLASRIAHLMMTEVVAKCSVGIDLHTGSDRRTNLPQVRADLDDPVTRELAEAFGAPVMLHAKLRDGSLRHAAGQVGATVLLYEGGEAWRFDEWAIAAGVDGVRRVLGRLGMIDEDASGGFTPADGAGAAAGGGDTCGEDPLVNVECRESTWVRARHTGFLHLDVTLGQRVEEGDRLGHLSNSFGRTLRVIRARRGGIVIGRTEAPLVNSGDAVVHIATPA; via the coding sequence GTGAAGCGCGTCGCGCGGGACTCGTTCGCCATCGGCCAGGTCCGGATCCGGCCCGGCAGCGCCCGGGAGCTCGAGCTGCCGGTCACCCGGCTGGTCACCGGCGCCGACGTGAGCCTGCCCGTCCGGGTGCTGCACGGCCGGGAGGACGGCCCCACGGTCTGGATCAACGCCGCCACCCACGGCGACGAGCTGGTCGGCGTGGAGGTCGTACGCCGGGTGCTCGCCGGCCTCTCCGCCAAGACGCTGCGCGGCACGCTGATCGCCGTCCCGGTGGTCAACGTGCTCGGGGTGATGACCGGGGACCGCTACCTGCCCGACCGACGCGACCTCAACCGGTCGTTCCCCGGCTCGCCGCGCGGCTCGCTGGCCTCGCGGATCGCCCACCTGATGATGACCGAGGTGGTCGCCAAGTGCTCGGTCGGCATCGACCTGCACACCGGCTCGGACCGGCGGACCAATCTGCCCCAGGTGCGCGCCGACCTCGACGACCCGGTCACCCGCGAGCTGGCGGAGGCGTTCGGTGCCCCGGTGATGCTGCACGCCAAGCTGCGCGACGGGTCGCTGCGGCACGCCGCCGGCCAGGTGGGTGCCACCGTCCTGCTGTACGAGGGCGGGGAGGCGTGGCGGTTCGACGAGTGGGCGATCGCCGCCGGCGTCGACGGCGTACGCCGGGTGCTCGGCCGGCTCGGGATGATCGACGAGGACGCCTCCGGCGGCTTCACTCCTGCTGACGGCGCCGGGGCCGCGGCGGGTGGCGGGGACACTTGTGGCGAGGACCCCCTGGTCAACGTCGAGTGCCGGGAGAGCACCTGGGTGCGGGCCCGGCACACCGGCTTCCTGCACCTCGACGTGACCCTCGGCCAGCGGGTCGAGGAGGGCGACCGGCTCGGGCACCTGTCCAACTCCTTCGGGCGGACGCTGCGGGTGATCCGGGCGCGCCGCGGCGGCATCGTGATCGGTCGGACCGAGGCGCCGCTGGTCAACTCCGGGGACGCCGTCGTGCACATCGCCACGCCTGCCTGA
- a CDS encoding sensor histidine kinase: MEGPELFVACVAAYALTPLVLAIRQTVFQFVLLYGYIATVMVVAGLVGLSHELPLTDTVSVSAGETAYAGLIFAILVTVVVGRDLQVVRNVVVLVLGVHVLLTLVYFIDGLVQGRPRVNAVQAIPAELAGSSPWAVLVAGLLVAAEVVLLVWLLEMCKRRVPSLAMVLVYPAAITVTLLVDGLLHPLVVRRDALGLLEQVGQEAGARLLLAWALIMPVFVFVALYRKQVLAYEEEPLRLDALGRLSRDELLLGRATATVERILDAAVNTLLVAMDTDLRITHFNVGAEQLLGYTADEMRGRTTAVVIDYDEGLRHAMSLGTGSPALDVLTLAQVAHGGRREWELVGKDGQRHIVSLSVSEIVAGGRVVGYLAAGEDVTSRVRSERAMLQAMSREHTAALALQEAEGVKHELVSTVSHELRTPITSITGYTELLEEGVFGDLNERQTDALRRVIRNTERLENLVEDLLVLERAESGLLQLDRTPIDLRDVVGDVQDMLTEMVRGRDLELRLELEHGPIQILGDHSALERVVLNLVSNAVKFTPAGGRITVEAHAREGSAGLLVSDTGVGISAEDQERLFERFFRTHESYKKAVPGTGLGLSIVQAIVAGHDGKVTVMSAPGRGTTFAVSIPLDARLGRFGISA; the protein is encoded by the coding sequence ATGGAAGGGCCTGAACTGTTCGTCGCCTGCGTGGCGGCGTACGCGCTCACCCCCCTGGTGCTGGCGATCCGTCAGACCGTCTTCCAGTTCGTCCTGCTCTACGGATACATCGCCACCGTGATGGTGGTCGCCGGCCTGGTCGGCCTCTCCCACGAGCTGCCGCTCACCGACACGGTCAGCGTCAGCGCCGGGGAGACGGCGTACGCCGGGCTGATCTTCGCCATCCTGGTCACCGTCGTGGTCGGCCGCGACCTGCAGGTGGTCCGCAACGTCGTCGTCCTGGTCCTCGGCGTGCACGTGCTGCTCACGCTGGTCTACTTCATCGACGGCCTGGTGCAGGGCCGGCCGCGGGTCAACGCCGTCCAGGCGATCCCGGCCGAGCTCGCCGGCTCCTCCCCCTGGGCCGTGCTCGTGGCCGGTCTCCTGGTGGCCGCCGAGGTGGTCCTGCTGGTGTGGCTGCTGGAGATGTGCAAGCGCCGGGTGCCGTCGCTGGCGATGGTGCTGGTCTACCCGGCGGCGATCACGGTCACCCTGCTGGTCGACGGACTGCTCCACCCCCTCGTCGTACGCCGCGACGCGCTCGGCCTGCTCGAGCAGGTCGGGCAGGAGGCAGGCGCCCGCCTGCTGCTCGCCTGGGCGCTGATCATGCCGGTCTTCGTCTTCGTGGCGCTCTACCGCAAGCAGGTGCTGGCCTACGAGGAGGAGCCGCTGCGCCTGGACGCCCTGGGGCGCCTCTCCCGCGACGAGCTGCTGCTCGGCCGGGCGACCGCCACCGTGGAGCGGATCCTGGACGCCGCGGTCAACACGCTGCTGGTGGCGATGGACACCGACCTGCGGATCACCCACTTCAACGTCGGGGCCGAGCAGCTGCTGGGCTACACCGCCGACGAGATGCGCGGGCGGACCACCGCCGTCGTGATCGACTACGACGAGGGCCTGCGGCACGCCATGTCCCTGGGCACCGGGAGCCCGGCACTGGACGTGCTCACGCTCGCCCAGGTCGCGCACGGCGGCCGGCGCGAGTGGGAGCTGGTGGGCAAGGACGGGCAGCGGCACATCGTCTCCCTGAGCGTCAGCGAGATCGTGGCGGGCGGCCGGGTGGTGGGCTACCTGGCCGCCGGCGAGGACGTCACCAGCCGGGTACGCAGCGAGCGCGCGATGCTCCAGGCGATGAGCCGCGAGCACACCGCCGCCCTGGCGCTCCAGGAGGCCGAGGGGGTCAAGCACGAGCTGGTCTCCACCGTCAGCCACGAGCTGCGCACCCCGATCACCAGCATCACCGGCTACACCGAGCTGCTCGAGGAGGGCGTCTTCGGCGACCTCAACGAGAGGCAGACCGACGCGCTGCGCCGGGTCATCCGCAACACCGAGCGGCTGGAGAACCTGGTCGAGGACCTGCTGGTGCTCGAGCGCGCGGAGTCGGGCCTGCTGCAGCTCGACCGGACGCCGATCGACCTCCGCGACGTGGTCGGCGACGTCCAGGACATGCTGACCGAGATGGTCCGCGGGCGGGACCTGGAGCTGCGCCTCGAGCTCGAGCACGGCCCGATCCAGATCTTGGGCGACCACTCGGCGCTGGAGCGGGTGGTGCTCAACCTGGTGAGCAACGCGGTCAAGTTCACCCCCGCGGGCGGGCGGATCACCGTCGAGGCGCACGCCCGCGAGGGCTCGGCCGGCCTGCTGGTCTCCGACACCGGCGTCGGCATCTCCGCGGAGGACCAGGAGCGGCTCTTCGAGCGCTTCTTCCGCACCCACGAGTCCTACAAGAAGGCGGTGCCCGGCACCGGTCTCGGACTCTCCATCGTGCAGGCGATCGTCGCCGGGCACGACGGCAAGGTGACCGTGATGTCGGCCCCCGGCCGGGGCACCACGTTCGCCGTCTCCATCCCGCTGGACGCCCGGCTGGGGCGCTTCGGCATCTCGGCCTGA
- a CDS encoding MFS transporter: MSRADVLFARLVRTPGGRDTTGTLRPEVREHVGSNGLRQVAADALQNVGDQVVNAKTVLPWLLSAVGAPGVLLGLLVPIRESGSMLPQAALAPRVASRPVRRWIWVTGALGQAASVAAMALVALLTEGWVAGVGVLLALAVFSTSRALNSLAGKDVLGRTVPKGQRGQINGLVTVAAGLVAVTLGLALRVFGGDDVGLGVLVGLLAGAAVAWALAAVVFAGVVEPVEEPVDDAEDQGWFRSAVASLREDAGLRRFVLVRGLLLVSALSPPFVVALAVTEGGAGLAGLGPFVIAQGVAGLVGGRLFGRQADRSSRRLMVLGAALSSAVVLGFLALLLVDPMREWAYLYPVTYLLLAFVHTGVRVARKTYVVDMAGDDRRTEYVAVSNTAIGVLLLVAGALSGALATFGNEVALLFLAALGLLGVLVARTLPEVGIAADEPASPAARS, encoded by the coding sequence GTGAGTCGCGCCGACGTCCTGTTCGCCCGCCTGGTCCGCACGCCCGGCGGGCGCGACACCACCGGCACGCTGAGGCCCGAGGTGCGCGAGCACGTCGGCAGCAACGGGCTGCGCCAGGTCGCGGCCGACGCGCTGCAGAACGTCGGCGACCAGGTGGTCAACGCCAAGACCGTGCTGCCCTGGCTGCTCAGCGCGGTCGGCGCGCCGGGGGTGCTGCTCGGGCTGCTGGTGCCGATCCGGGAGTCGGGCTCGATGCTGCCGCAGGCGGCGCTGGCCCCGCGGGTGGCGAGCCGGCCGGTGCGCCGGTGGATCTGGGTGACCGGCGCGCTCGGCCAGGCGGCCTCGGTCGCGGCGATGGCGCTGGTCGCCCTGCTCACCGAGGGCTGGGTGGCCGGGGTCGGGGTGCTGCTGGCGCTGGCCGTCTTCTCCACCTCCCGGGCGCTCAACTCGCTGGCCGGCAAGGACGTGCTCGGGCGGACGGTGCCGAAGGGCCAGCGCGGTCAGATCAACGGCCTGGTCACGGTGGCCGCGGGACTGGTCGCGGTCACGCTCGGGCTCGCGCTGCGGGTCTTCGGGGGCGACGACGTGGGCCTGGGGGTGCTGGTCGGCCTGCTGGCCGGCGCCGCGGTGGCGTGGGCGCTGGCCGCGGTCGTCTTCGCCGGCGTCGTGGAGCCCGTCGAGGAGCCGGTCGACGACGCCGAGGACCAGGGCTGGTTCCGCAGCGCGGTCGCCTCCCTGCGTGAGGACGCCGGACTGCGCCGCTTCGTGCTGGTCCGCGGCCTGCTGCTGGTCTCCGCGCTCAGCCCGCCGTTCGTGGTCGCGCTCGCGGTGACCGAGGGCGGGGCGGGCCTGGCCGGACTGGGTCCGTTCGTGATCGCCCAGGGCGTCGCCGGACTGGTCGGTGGCCGGCTCTTCGGCCGCCAGGCGGACCGCTCCTCGCGCCGGCTGATGGTGCTCGGGGCCGCGCTCTCCTCCGCGGTGGTGCTCGGCTTCCTGGCCCTGCTCCTGGTCGACCCGATGCGGGAGTGGGCCTACCTCTACCCGGTCACCTACCTGTTGCTGGCCTTCGTGCACACCGGCGTCCGGGTCGCCCGCAAGACCTACGTCGTCGACATGGCCGGCGACGACCGGCGGACCGAGTACGTCGCGGTCTCGAACACCGCGATCGGGGTGCTGCTGCTGGTGGCCGGTGCGTTGTCCGGAGCGCTCGCGACCTTCGGCAACGAGGTCGCGCTGCTCTTCCTGGCGGCTCTCGGTCTGCTCGGCGTGCTGGTGGCGCGGACCCTGCCCGAGGTCGGGATCGCCGCCGACGAGCCGGCCTCGCCCGCAGCACGCTCCTGA
- a CDS encoding prephenate dehydratase, with translation MSRDPRPRIAYQGEPGANSHIVCRQHYPDWEAVPCASFEDVFAVVEGGDAELAMIPIDNSLAGRVADIHHFLPASSLHIVGEHFLRIVFNLVAVEGATLDTIRTVHSHVHALGQCRRVIRELGLTPVISGDTAGAAREVSEAGDVTQAALAPPLAAEIYGLQVLRTDVEDEAHNTTRFVVLSRDLVEPPPGEGPMVTSFIFNVRNIPAALYKALGGFATNGVNMTKLESYMVGGQFVSTRFLAEVDGHPADPALARALEELAFFTTEVKILGVFPASPQRRS, from the coding sequence GTGAGCCGCGACCCACGCCCCCGCATCGCCTACCAGGGCGAGCCCGGGGCCAACTCCCACATCGTCTGCCGGCAGCACTACCCCGACTGGGAGGCCGTGCCGTGCGCCTCCTTCGAGGACGTGTTCGCGGTGGTCGAGGGCGGGGACGCCGAGCTGGCGATGATCCCGATCGACAACTCGCTGGCCGGCCGGGTCGCCGACATCCACCACTTCCTGCCCGCCTCCAGCCTGCACATCGTCGGCGAGCACTTCCTGCGGATCGTCTTCAACCTGGTCGCCGTCGAGGGCGCCACGCTGGACACGATCCGGACGGTGCACAGCCACGTGCACGCCCTGGGTCAGTGCCGCCGGGTGATCCGCGAGCTCGGGCTGACCCCGGTGATCTCCGGCGACACCGCCGGCGCCGCCCGCGAGGTCTCCGAGGCCGGCGACGTCACCCAGGCCGCGCTCGCCCCGCCGCTGGCCGCCGAGATCTACGGCCTGCAGGTGCTGCGTACCGACGTCGAGGACGAGGCGCACAACACCACCCGGTTCGTCGTCCTCTCCCGCGACCTGGTCGAACCGCCGCCGGGCGAGGGGCCGATGGTCACCAGCTTCATCTTCAACGTGCGCAACATCCCGGCCGCGCTCTACAAGGCGCTGGGCGGCTTCGCCACCAACGGCGTCAACATGACCAAGCTGGAGAGCTACATGGTGGGCGGCCAGTTCGTCTCCACCCGGTTCCTGGCGGAGGTCGACGGGCACCCGGCCGACCCGGCGCTCGCCCGGGCGCTGGAGGAGCTCGCGTTCTTCACCACCGAGGTCAAGATCCTCGGCGTCTTCCCGGCGTCCCCGCAGCGCCGCTCCTGA